From the Panulirus ornatus isolate Po-2019 chromosome 46, ASM3632096v1, whole genome shotgun sequence genome, one window contains:
- the LOC139763245 gene encoding uncharacterized protein, which translates to MIWGTVWLAAALCYGLACGQTLEELQQLQELFEQAVAAGTTQKPVTGPGSGGQVPGSGGQVPGSGGQVPGSGGQVPGSGGQVPGSGGQVPDRPNRPNRPNRPNRPSRPVVPIRPTTPPVTSRPPPPPGQGTSSGSQGCRYFCRNPYGRYVPCC; encoded by the exons ATGATATGGGGTACAGTTTGGTTGGCGGCAGCGCTGTGTTACGGGCTGGCCTGTGGACAGACGCTGGAG gaactgCAGCAGCTGCAGGAGTTGTTTGAGCAAGCTGTGGCAGCTGGGACGACTCAAAAACCTGTTACCGGACCAGGGTCCGGTGGCCAAGTTCCAGGGTCCGGTGGCCAAGTTCCAGGGTCAGGTGGACAAGTTCCAGGGTCAGGTGGACAAGTTCCAGGGTCAGGTGGACAAGTTCCAGGGTCCGGTGGCCAAGTTCCAGATAGGCCCAacaggcccaacagacccaacAGGCCAAATAGACCCAGCAGGCCAGTCGTCCCCATCAGGCCAACGACACCGCCTGTAACTAGcagaccccctccacccccaggtCAGGGGACGTCGTCTGGCAGCCAAGGGTGTAGATATTTCTGTAGGAACCCCTACGGACGGTATGTTCCCTGCTGCTGA